The proteins below are encoded in one region of Populus alba chromosome 2, ASM523922v2, whole genome shotgun sequence:
- the LOC118056190 gene encoding zinc finger protein GAI-ASSOCIATED FACTOR 1, translating to MVGGENLSRMTVSKASGEDTISNVSSLGNQGMPHTITVPPPKKKRNLPGMPDPDAEVVALSPKTLVATIRFVCEICNKGFQRDQNLQLHRRGHNLPWKLKQRTNKEPRKRVYVCPESSCVHHNPARALGDLTGIKKHFYRKHGEKKWKCERCSKKYAVQSDWKAHLKTCGTKEYKCDCGTLFSRRDSFVTHRAFCDALAEESARAQTLAIMGKEGNGCDIKRVVASPPPPPLTPSTSVVSPGLSVQSSELAENPIGLSPPPTACATATSTSSTSSTSNVFATTFASSTATPAAIPQQASVPSSFPNLFCGLARSDCPTTMPTPRAIEPPSLSLSPSFYLSNNTSSLFSTEQDHYHYTPSPQPAMSATALLQKAAQMGATTSNPSFLRGLGLPRSTNQDSNCNKWDVKPENNTTVAAGLGLGLPSSDVMMGSSSLFGNKPTTLDLLGLGMDAASSALLNSYSGGFNVGAATAAAYGGGGGRGTSEETWDGVPERKPYGSTGA from the exons ATGGTGGGTGGTGAGAATTTATCCAGAATGACAGTATCTAAAGCTTCTGGAGAAGACACAATTAGCAATGTTTCTTCTTTGGGTAACCAAGGCATGCCACACACTATTACAGTGCCACCACCAAAGAAGAAGCGAAATCTCCCTGGAATGCCAG aTCCAGATGCAGAAGTCGTTGCGTTATCACCAAAGACTTTAGTAGCCACAATCAGATTCGTGTGTGAGATCTGTAACAAGGGCTTTCAAAGAGACCAGAACCTCCAACTTCACAGACGAGGCCATAACTTACCATGGAAGCTAAAGCAACGAACCAACAAAGAGCCAAGGAAGCGTGTCTATGTTTGTCCAGAGTCATCTTGTGTACATCACAACCCAGCTAGAGCTCTTGGTGATCTTACTGGCATTAAAAAGCACTTCTACAGAAAGCATGGTGAGAAAAAGTGGAAGTGTGAGAGATGTTCGAAGAAATATGCCGTCCAGTCTGATTGGAAAGCTCACTTGAAAACTTGTGGCACTAAAGAGTATAAATGCGATTGTGGCACTTTGTTTTCAAG GAGGGATAGTTTTGTAACACACAGAGCATTTTGCGATGCGTTAGCGGAGGAGAGTGCAAGGGCACAAACCCTAGCGATAATGGGAAAGGAAGGGAATGGTTGTGACATCAAGCGTGTGGTTGCTTCACCACCGCCTCCACCACTTACGCCGTCTACTAGTGTGGTGTCTCCGGGTTTATCAGTTCAAAGCTCAG AATTAGCAGAAAATCCAATTGGACTTTCACCACCACCAACAGCATGTGCCACGGCTACAAGCACAAGCTCAACTAGCTCAACCAGTAATGTATTTGCGACTACGTTTGCCTCTTCGACAGCAACACCAGCTGCTATCCCACAACAAGCATCAGTACCATCCTCATTCCCAAATCTGTTTTGCGGCTTAGCTCGCTCTGATTGTCCCACTACTATGCCAACACCTAGAGCGATAGAACCCCCatcactctctctctcaccaTCCTTTTATCTCTCCAACAATACTTCGTCTCTCTTCAGCACAGAGCAAGACCACTACCATTACACCCCATCTCCGCAACCAGCCATGTCTGCCACTGCATTGCTTCAAAAAGCAGCACAAATGGGCGCAACGACATCAAACCCATCGTTTCTCCGTGGTTTAGGATTGCCCCGTTCAACTAATCAAGACAGTAATTGCAATAAATGGGATGTGAAGCCAGAGAACAACACCACTGTCGCAGCTGGACTAGGCCTTGGGCTTCCCTCCAGTGATGTTATGATGGGTTCATCTTCATTGTTTGGAAACAAACCAACGACACTTGACCTTCTTGGGCTTGGCATGGATGCTGCTAGTTCTGCTTTGCTAAATTCCTATAGTGGTGGCTTTAATGTTGGAGCAGCCACTGCCGCAGCatatggtggaggaggagggagAGGGACTTCTGAAGAAACATGGGATGGTGTGCCTGAGAGGAAGCCTTATGGATCTACAGGAGCTTGA